GACAGCCGGTGTTGCAGCAGAGCTTTCAGCACGTATTACGGAAGAATGTTTCGACTATCTCGAACAGCCTGTCGTGCGCGTTGCAGGTGAAGATATCCCGATTTCGGTTTCGCAGGATCTCGAAGCTGGCAGCGTGCCAACGGCGGACTTGATCCGTTCGATCGCAGAGAGAATGCTGTCATGACAGAACGTATTCTTAAAATGCCACGACTTGGTGAAACGATGGAAGAAGGCAAAATTGTCGGCTTCCTTGTGAACCCCGGTGACAGTTTCAAGCGCGGCGATTCCATAATTGAGATTGAAACAGATAAGACCGTAGCGGAGTTTCCTGCACTCGGTGATGGCACGCTTCATGAGTGGATCGGGTCGATTGGGGATCATGTGGAGGTTGGTGCTGCCTTAGCGCGCATTGATATCGGCGATGGTCCTGACTGGACGGATGAGGGCGGCGAAAGCGCATCCTCTCCGGAAGAGCCGACTGCGCAGGCCCCCGCTAACGCAGTCGGTTCACCTGAAGGGTTTGTCGTGACCGAACTTGATATGCCACGCCTTGGCGAGACAATGGAAGAAGGTCGCATCGTCCGCTGGTTGAAGGCCGTGGGTGATAGTTTCGAGCGTGGCGAAGCTATTCTCGAAATTGAAACGGATAAAACAGTCGCTGAATTTCCTGCGCTTGTGAGTGGCAAGCTAATCGAAATCCTGCGTCACGAAGGTGACATGGTGACGGTTGGCGATGCAATTGCGCGGATTGAAGTGCTTGCGGGTTCTGTCGCTGTGAAGCCGAATGCACCGCTCGCTGAAACAGTGTTAGCCTCTGTTTCGCAAACCGTTTCTAACTCAGTAACACCAAGGCAAGCGAGCCACGGCCAACGGGTGCGTGCAACGCCTCTCGCACGTCGAATTGCTCGTGACAAAGGCATCGACATTAATCTCGTTTCAGGTACGGGTCGCAGGGGTCGTATTGAAAAAGAAGACGTGTTTGCAGCGTCAAGTGGCGTACGGCAAAGCGGCGACGTTCAATTTGTCGAGCTTGAAAATGGTCGCGTTGCCTATAGCGATCAGGGTTCGAAGACTGCTCCGACCTTCCTGTTTTTGCATGGATTTTCGGGGGATCGGACGACATGGAGCGGTATAACTTCAGGTCTGCGCCGCGCAAATTTCCG
This genomic stretch from Brucella pseudogrignonensis harbors:
- a CDS encoding acetoin dehydrogenase dihydrolipoyllysine-residue acetyltransferase subunit → MTERILKMPRLGETMEEGKIVGFLVNPGDSFKRGDSIIEIETDKTVAEFPALGDGTLHEWIGSIGDHVEVGAALARIDIGDGPDWTDEGGESASSPEEPTAQAPANAVGSPEGFVVTELDMPRLGETMEEGRIVRWLKAVGDSFERGEAILEIETDKTVAEFPALVSGKLIEILRHEGDMVTVGDAIARIEVLAGSVAVKPNAPLAETVLASVSQTVSNSVTPRQASHGQRVRATPLARRIARDKGIDINLVSGTGRRGRIEKEDVFAASSGVRQSGDVQFVELENGRVAYSDQGSKTAPTFLFLHGFSGDRTTWSGITSGLRRANFRVIAPDLPGHGLTTIEAGNVAELSAFLPAFLDALSLNNVHVVAHSLGAIAATAFAANHPDRVSGLTLIAPAGLGSEIDASFISGMANATTAGEVSHLLRRVAAKPFELSPELAADFASTMSKGRLKALAETIVGSLGQRIDVIASLDKLLRSMSVRVLVGLQDRIIPWQQVTSLPPSASVHFFAQSGHMPQWDQTKDVLDLILSSTGEADD